The Oryza glaberrima chromosome 9, OglaRS2, whole genome shotgun sequence genome includes a window with the following:
- the LOC127784760 gene encoding aminopeptidase M1-C, whose amino-acid sequence MARAATAAALLLLPLVVVVVAAAAAAAAEEMRYGGGERGRRLGRHCGGGGGGGASTQCTNLKAAPAPSPSPAAMAPAPAPAGSADQFRGQARLPRFAAPRRYELRLRPDLDVCVFTGDVSVVVDVSAPTRFLVLNAADLAVDRASIRFQGLAPTEVSLFEDDEILVLEFDGELPLGEGVLAMDFNGTLNDQMRGFYRSKYEYKGETKNMAVTQFEAVDARRCFPCWDEPAFKAKFKLTLEVPSELVALSNMPVTCETIAGPIKTIHYEESPLMSTYLVAIVVGLFDYVEGVTSEGNKVRVYTQVGKSSQGKFALDIGVKSLNFYKDYFDTPYPLPKLDMVAIPDFAAGAMENYGLVTYREVSLLFDEQSSSASFKQNVAITVAHELAHQWFGNLVTMEWWTHLWLNEGFATWMSHLSVDSFFPQWNIWTQFLDSTTSALKLDSQAESHPIEVEIHHASEVDEIFDAISYDKGASVIRMLQSYLGAEHFQKALASYIKKYAYSNAKTEDLWAVLEEVSGEPVKDLMTTWTKQQGYPVISVKLKGHDLELEQDQFLLNGTSGAGIWIVPITLGCCSHDKQKRLLLKHKHDNIKAIVSQCDSRQKGGNFWIKLNIDETGFYRVKYDDELTAALRNALQTKKLSLMDEIGIVDDAHALSIACKQTLSSLLHLLYAFRDEADYSVLSHINSVTSSVAKISIDATPDLAGDIKQLFIKLLLPPAKKLGWDPKDGESHLDAMLRPMLLVALVQLGHDKTINEGFRRFQIFFDDRNTSLLTPDTRKAAYLSVMHNVSSTNRSGYDALLKVYRKSAEGEEKLRVLGTLSSCQDKDIVLESLNLIFTDEVRNQDAYRVLGGVIIEARETAWSWLKENWDRISEAFSGSSLISDFIRSIVTLFTSKEKEAEISQFFATRTKPGYERTLKQSLERVLINARWIEGIRGEAKLAQTVHELLHKP is encoded by the exons tgcacgaatctcaaagcggCCCCGGCCCCCTCCCCTtcaccggcggcgatggcgccggctccggctccggcgggtTCGGCCGACCAGTTCCGCGGGCAGGCGAGGCTGCCGCGGttcgcggcgccgcggcggtacGAGCTCCGCCTCCGGCCCGACCTCGACGTATGCGTCTTCACCGGCGACGTGTCCGTGGTCGTCGACGTCTCCGCGCCCACCCGCTTCCTCGTCCTcaacgccgccgacctcgccgtcgaccgCGCCTCCATCCGCTTCCAG GGGTTGGCGCCGACGGAGGTGTCGCTGTTCGAGGACGACGAGATCCTGGTGCTGGAGTTCGACGGGGAGCTGCCGCTCGGCGAGGGCGTGCTCGCCATGGACTTCAACGGCACGCTCAACGATCAGATGAGGGGATTTTACCGAAG TAAATATGAGTATAAAGGGGAGACAAAAAACATGGCGGTGACACAGTTTGAGGCTGTGGATGCTCGACGGTGCTTCCCCTGCTGGGATGAGCCTGCATTCAAG GCAAAGTTCAAGTTAACACTTGAAGTTCCATCTGAGCTAGTAGCATTGTCCAACATGCCAGTAACTTGTGAGACAATTGCTGGTCCTATCAAGACCATCCACTACGAAGAATCGCCGCTTATGTCAACTTATTTGGTGGCCATAGTTGTTGGTTTGTTTGATTATGTAGAAGGTGTAACATCGGAAG GCAACAAAGTCCGTGTGTACACTCAAGTTGGTAAGAGTAGTCAAGGGAAGTTTGCACTAGATATTGGAGTGAAGTCATTGAATTTCTACAAAGA CTACTTTGATACTCCATATCCACTCCCTAAGTTGGACATGGTTGCTATTCCTGATTTCGCTGCTGGGGCCATGGAGAACTATGGATTGGTCACTTACCGGGAAGTTTCTTTGCTTTTTGATGAGCAGTCTTCATCAGCATCTTTCAAACAGAAC GTTGCAATTACCGTGGCACATGAACTGGCTCATCAATGGTTTGGTAATCTTGTAACCATGGAATGGTGGACTCACTTGTGGCTAAACGAGGGTTTTGCTACATGG ATGAGCCATTTGTCAGTAGATTCTTTTTTCCCTCAATGGAATATCTGGACACAGTTTCTTGATAGTACAACCTCTGCTCTCAAATTGGATTCACAAGCTGAGTCCCATCCTATTGAG GTTGAAATACACCATGCCAGTGAGGTAGATGAGATTTTCGATGCCATTAGCTATGACAAGGGTGCTTCTGTTATTCGTATGCTACAAAGTTACCTAGGTGCAGAGCATTTTCAG AAAGCATTAGcttcatatataaaaaagtatGCCTACTCAAATGCTAAAACCGAGGACTTGTGGGCTGTTCTTGAAGAGGTATCTGGTGAACCTGTCAAGGATTTGATGACTACATGGACGAAGCAACAAGGTTATCCTGTTATCAGCGTGAAGCTTAAAGGGCACGACTTGGAACTTGAACAG GACCAATTTTTGTTAAATGGAACCTCTGGTGCTGGCATCTGGATTGTCCCTATTACTTTAGGATGCTGTTCACATGATAAACAGAAAAGATTATTGTTGAAACATAAACATGATAACATAAAGGCCATTGTTTCGCAATGTGATAGCCGACAGAAGGGTGGAAACTTTTGGATTAAGTTGAACATTGATGAAACAGGATTTTATAGGGTTAAATATGATGATGAGCTTACAGCTGCACTTCGAAATGCATTGCAGACCAAGAAGCTCTCTCTAATGGACGAAATTG GCATTGTGGACGATGCACATGCCCTTTCTATTGCCTGCAAGCAAACATTGTCATCGTTGCTCCACTTGCTGTATGCGTTCCGTGACGAGGCTGATTACAGTGTTCTTTCACACATAAATTCT GTAACTTCAAGTGTTGCGAAAATATCAATTGATGCTACTCCTGACCTGGCTGGTGACATCAAGCAACTTTTTATCAAGCTTCTTCTCCCGCCTGCTAA AAAATTAGGTTGGGACCCTAAAGATGGTGAAAGCCACCTGGATGCAATGCTCAGACCAATGCTTTTGGTTGCCCTTGTTCAGCTTGGGCATGATAAGACTATAAATGAGGGATTCAGGCGTTTCCAAATCTTCTTTGATGATCGCAACACTTCCCTTCTTACTCCAGATACTAGAAAG gctgCATACCTCTCTGTGATGCATAATGTTAGTAGCACAAACAGATCTGGTTATGATGCTCTTCTAAAGGTCTACAGGAAATCAGCTGAAGGGGAGGAAAAGTTACGTGTCTTAG GCACACTTTCTTCTTGCCAGGATAAGGATATTGTTCTTGAATCATTGAATTTAATTTTCACAGATGAG GTTCGCAATCAAGATGCATATCGTGTGCTTGGAGGTGTCATAATAGAGGCACGTGAAACTGCATGGTCCTGGTTGAAG GAAAACTGGGATCGTATCTCGGAGGCATTTTCAGGAAGTTCCCTCATATCGGATTTCATAAGATCTATTGTTACACTG TTCACCTCGAAAGAGAAGGAAGCAGAGATCTCCCAGTTCTTCGCGACCCGCACTAAGCCCGGGTACGAGAGGACACTGAAGCAGAGCCTCGAGAGGGTGCTGATCAACGCCAGGTGGATCGAAGGCATCAGGGGTGAAGCTAAGCTTGCTCAGACTGTCCATGAGCTTCTTCACAAACCCTGA